The Chanodichthys erythropterus isolate Z2021 chromosome 14, ASM2448905v1, whole genome shotgun sequence genome window below encodes:
- the snx4 gene encoding sorting nexin-4 isoform X2 — protein sequence MADSGSEDIAVIGNTDLTPSESENNLKNTMVEKGTSLLKRMEISVAEAEKRTGKNAVNMQETYTVYLIETRPVDAASEGTNPVPDSLWRRYSEFELLRNYLLVTYPFVVVPPLPEKRAEFVWHKLSADNMDPDFVERRRVGLENFLLRVASHPVLSSDKIFYSFLTEENGWKETVFETGFQAKADSRLKALNATFRVKNPDKRFAEMKHYGDELQSVISQLLRVRAVGENKRAADRLYGVYKVHGNYGRVFSEWSAIEKEMGDGLQSAGHHMDAYAASVDDILEEEEHYADQLKEYLFYADALRAVCRKHELTQYELEMAAQDLTSKKQQREELATGTVRTFSLKGMTSKLFGQETPEQREAKLKMLETQIEEGEELVKERNEECDEFVKSAWVDIERFKEQKDHDLREALISYAIMQISMCKKGIQVWNNAKECFSKM from the exons ATGGCGGATTCAGGAAGCGAGGATATAGCGGTGATTGGAAACACAGATCTGACTCCTTCGGAGTCGGAAAACAACTTAAAGAACACG ATGGTTGAAAAAGGgacaagtcttctgaagaggaTGGAGATCAGTGTGGCTGAAGCAGAGAAGAGGACCGGCAAGAATGCCGTCAACATGCAAGAGACTTATACGGTGTATCTTATAGAGACAAG gCCTGTGGATGCTGCATCAGAAGGAACCAATCCTGTCCCAGATTCTCTCTGGAGGCGTTACAGCGAGTTTGAGCTCCTACGAAACTACTTGTTAGTGACCTATCCATTTGTGGTGGTTCCGCCTTTGCCTGAAAAACGG GCTGAATTTGTTTGGCACAAGCTGTCAGCAGACAACATGGACCCTGACTTTGTGGAAAGGCGTAGGGTTGGACTAGAGAACTTCCTGCTTCGAGTGGCCTCGCACCCAGTCTTGTCCAGTGACAAGATCTTCTATTCATTTCTCACTGAG GAAAATGGTTGGAAGGAAACCGTGTTTGAGACAGGATTTCAGGCGAAG GCCGATTCGAGATTAAAGGCTTTGAATGCCACATTCAGAGTGAAGAACCCAGACAA GAGATTTGCAGAAATGAAACACTATGGTGATGAGCTGCAGTCTGTTATTTCGCAGCTGCTGAGAGTTCGGGCGGTGGGTGAAAACAAA agaGCAGCCGATCGCCTGTATGGAGTCTACAAAGTGCATGGAAATTATGGAAGAGTTTTTAG CGAGTGGAGTGCCATTGAGAAAGAGATGGGAGATGGGCTGCAGAGCGCCGGCCATCACATGGACGC GTACGCTGCTTCTGTAGATGATATTCTAGAGGAAGAGGAGCATTACGCTGACCAGCTGAAGGAGTACCTTTTCTACGCAGATGCATTAAG gGCAGTGTGTAGGAAGCATGAACTGACACAGTATGAACTGGAGATGGCCGCCCAGGATCTGACCTCAAAGAAACAGCAGCGGGAGGAACTCGCCACTGGG ACGGTACGGACCTTCTCTCTGAAGGGGATGACCAGTAAACTGTTTGGACAAGAGACCCCAGAGCAGAGAGAGGCCAAGCTGAAAATGCTGGAGACACAGATTGAAGAAGGAGAGGAACTGGTCaaagaaagaaatgaagaaTGCGA CGAGTTTGTGAAAAGTGCATGGGTGGACATTGAAAGGTTCAAAGAGCAGAAAGACCATGATCTCAGAGAGGCTCTCATCAGCTATGCCATCATGCAGATCAGCATGTGCAAGAAA GGAATTCAAGTGTGGAACAACGCTAAAGAGTGCTTCAGTAAGATGTGA
- the snx4 gene encoding sorting nexin-4 isoform X1 — protein sequence MADSGSEDIAVIGNTDLTPSESENNLKNTMVEKGTSLLKRMEISVAEAEKRTGKNAVNMQETYTVYLIETRPVDAASEGTNPVPDSLWRRYSEFELLRNYLLVTYPFVVVPPLPEKRAEFVWHKLSADNMDPDFVERRRVGLENFLLRVASHPVLSSDKIFYSFLTEENGWKETVFETGFQAKADSRLKALNATFRVKNPDKRFAEMKHYGDELQSVISQLLRVRAVGENKVSTAEYAAQSIRKSPFSPTKRAADRLYGVYKVHGNYGRVFSEWSAIEKEMGDGLQSAGHHMDAYAASVDDILEEEEHYADQLKEYLFYADALRAVCRKHELTQYELEMAAQDLTSKKQQREELATGTVRTFSLKGMTSKLFGQETPEQREAKLKMLETQIEEGEELVKERNEECDEFVKSAWVDIERFKEQKDHDLREALISYAIMQISMCKKGIQVWNNAKECFSKM from the exons ATGGCGGATTCAGGAAGCGAGGATATAGCGGTGATTGGAAACACAGATCTGACTCCTTCGGAGTCGGAAAACAACTTAAAGAACACG ATGGTTGAAAAAGGgacaagtcttctgaagaggaTGGAGATCAGTGTGGCTGAAGCAGAGAAGAGGACCGGCAAGAATGCCGTCAACATGCAAGAGACTTATACGGTGTATCTTATAGAGACAAG gCCTGTGGATGCTGCATCAGAAGGAACCAATCCTGTCCCAGATTCTCTCTGGAGGCGTTACAGCGAGTTTGAGCTCCTACGAAACTACTTGTTAGTGACCTATCCATTTGTGGTGGTTCCGCCTTTGCCTGAAAAACGG GCTGAATTTGTTTGGCACAAGCTGTCAGCAGACAACATGGACCCTGACTTTGTGGAAAGGCGTAGGGTTGGACTAGAGAACTTCCTGCTTCGAGTGGCCTCGCACCCAGTCTTGTCCAGTGACAAGATCTTCTATTCATTTCTCACTGAG GAAAATGGTTGGAAGGAAACCGTGTTTGAGACAGGATTTCAGGCGAAG GCCGATTCGAGATTAAAGGCTTTGAATGCCACATTCAGAGTGAAGAACCCAGACAA GAGATTTGCAGAAATGAAACACTATGGTGATGAGCTGCAGTCTGTTATTTCGCAGCTGCTGAGAGTTCGGGCGGTGGGTGAAAACAAAGTCAGCACAGCCGAATATGCAGCTCAATCTATTAGAAAAAGTCCTTTCAGTCCAACAAAA agaGCAGCCGATCGCCTGTATGGAGTCTACAAAGTGCATGGAAATTATGGAAGAGTTTTTAG CGAGTGGAGTGCCATTGAGAAAGAGATGGGAGATGGGCTGCAGAGCGCCGGCCATCACATGGACGC GTACGCTGCTTCTGTAGATGATATTCTAGAGGAAGAGGAGCATTACGCTGACCAGCTGAAGGAGTACCTTTTCTACGCAGATGCATTAAG gGCAGTGTGTAGGAAGCATGAACTGACACAGTATGAACTGGAGATGGCCGCCCAGGATCTGACCTCAAAGAAACAGCAGCGGGAGGAACTCGCCACTGGG ACGGTACGGACCTTCTCTCTGAAGGGGATGACCAGTAAACTGTTTGGACAAGAGACCCCAGAGCAGAGAGAGGCCAAGCTGAAAATGCTGGAGACACAGATTGAAGAAGGAGAGGAACTGGTCaaagaaagaaatgaagaaTGCGA CGAGTTTGTGAAAAGTGCATGGGTGGACATTGAAAGGTTCAAAGAGCAGAAAGACCATGATCTCAGAGAGGCTCTCATCAGCTATGCCATCATGCAGATCAGCATGTGCAAGAAA GGAATTCAAGTGTGGAACAACGCTAAAGAGTGCTTCAGTAAGATGTGA
- the znf148 gene encoding zinc finger protein 148 yields the protein MNIDDKLEGMLMKCGPVGLHHSSRGLGPSRVDGRGRRGSLDMTLGERSLANHPLLAEDDDDDDDDEDLAGGSLTSHDLISQDDLMVHEETVKNDGQDEPAFSQRISHKLHYTLNMPINIKQEMKVPDSLILNKKEKKPGRDPSDCHKKKKRKQRSPAKILTINEDGSLGHQNPKSHVCEHCNAAFRTNYHLQRHVFIHTGEKPFQCNQCDMRFIQKYLLQRHEKIHTGEKPFRCDECGMKFIQKYHMERHKRTHSGEKPYQCDYCHQFFSRTDRVLKHRRMCHENKDRKVQKAAAKDGPLRTTESLGFSFPAKEFTLPKKKRQKTSDKNRVSLTSSTIDKVVETGNEEKTEDRLAKSECLPLYTVATKVKDEYVVTDYSVELPDSPPGNRHLAGEESNDEIISPPKLVLKKIASRRGLKQQALEPSQSLSPLSSFEESKVTRYTFEIVDNKGLLDVEANPDMESVDALQGGQAKPTGSSTNYDDAMQFLKKKRYLQAATANTSRDYALNVSSIVSQPSVTQAAVASVIDETVPATILSETQTLNVEIKSSNEKNVLPDEVLQTLLDHYSNKANGQAEISFSVADTEVTSSISINSSDENSPNEALGTSSQAPPAEKASLLQEYSKFLQQALERTSQNDTYLNNQSLTFVNDSASLAGQPLFSTEKQFTSPSRFRPSMNSPLRSTLEKPNFSLLVDSQHSFSFSGDETNPSSDSPTEDFLDQVTSPKKTDAQSISQTFQIATFDQNFRSQFPSSRSGISSQFSLASGQVSLRGHGGTDFPEFSLVNETRTQLTSSPDATSSQTFG from the exons ATGAACATTGATGACAAGCTGGAGGGGATGCTTATGAAATGTGGCCCTGTGGGGCTTCACCACTCATCCAGAGGTTTGGGACCCTCAAGGGTGGatggaagaggaagaagaggcaGTTTGGATATGACACTTGGGGAACGGAGCTTGGCTAATCATCCCCTTTTGGCagaggatgatgatgacgatgatgatgatgaggaccTGGCAGGTGGAAGCCTGAcctcacatgatctgatatcCCAGGATGACCTGATGGTACATGAGGAGACAGTGAAAAATGACGGACAGGATGAACCAGCTTTCTCACAGCGAATCTcccataaattacattataccCTCAATATGCCA ATCAATATAAAGCAGGAGATGAAAGTACCAGACTCACTGATTCTGAATAAAAAGGAGAAGAAACCAGGGAGAGACCCATCCGACTGTCacaaaaagaagaagagaaagCAGCGCTCGCCTGCAAAG ATTCTCACTATTAATGAAGATGGCTCCCTTGGACACCAGAATCCAAAATCTCATGTCTGTGAACACTGCAATGCTGCTTTTCGCACAAACTACCATTTACAAAGACATGTCTTCATTCACACAG GTGAAAAGCCTTTCCAGTGCAATCAATGTGACATGCGCTTTATTCAGAAGTACCTTCTTCAGAGACATGAGAAGATCCACACAG GAGAAAAACCATTTCGCTGTGATGAGTGTGGAATGAAATTTATTCAGAAATACCACATGGAGAGACATAAGAGGACACACAGTGGGGAGAAGCCTTACCAGTGTGACTACTGCCATCAG TTTTTCTCCAGAACTGACAGAGTACTGAAGCACAGACGAATGTGCCATGAGAATAAGGACAGGAAGGTGCAGAAAGCAGCTGCCAAAGACGGCCCTCTTCGCACCACAGAGAGCTTGGGCTTCTCTTTTCCTGCCAAGGAATTTACTCTTCCCAAGAAGAAACGTCAGAAGACTTCTGATAAAAATCGGGTCTCGCTCACCAGTTCCACTATTGACAAAGTGGTTGAAACTGGTAACGAAGAGAAGACGGAAGACCGACTCGCCAAAAGCGAGTGTCTTCCTCTTTACACTGTAGCCACCAAAGTGAAGGACGAGTATGTAGTTACAGATTATTCTGTTGAGCTCCCTGATTCCCCGCCTGGTAACAGGCATCTTGCAGGGGAAGAGTCAAATGATGAGATAATTAGTCCTCCGAAACTAGTGCTGAAGAAAATCGCCAGCAGGAGAGGTTTGAAACAGCAGGCTCTAGAACCATCCCAGAGTCTCTCTCCCTTGTCCTCATTCGAAGAGAGCAAAGTTACGAGATACACATTTGAGATTGTGGATAACAAAGGCCTTTTAGATGTCGAGGCAAATCCTGACATGGAGTCGGTTGACGCCCTACAAGGAGGACAAGCAAAACCAACCGGGAGCAGCACAAACTATGACGATGCCATGCAGTTTCTTAAGAAGAAACGATACCTCCAGGCGGCCACGGCTAACACTAGTCGAGACTACGCGCTCAACGTGAGCAGCATTGTTTCGCAGCCCTCTGTCACTCAGGCAGCTGTAGCGAGCGTCATTGATGAGACCGTTCCCGCCACAATCCTCTCTGAGACTCAGACGCTGAACGTGGAGATCAAGTCCAGTAACGAGAAGAATGTTCTTCCAGACGAGGTCCTGCAGACACTTCTCGATCACTACTCCAATAAGGCCAATGGGCAAGCAGAGATTTCCTTCAGTGTGGCGGACACCGAGGTCACATCCAGCATCTCTATCAACTCTTCCGATGAGAACAGCCCCAATGAGGCTTTGGGAACCAGCTCACAAGCGCCTCCGGCCGAGAAGGCCAGCCTTCTGCAGGAGTACTCCAAGTTTCTCCAGCAAGCACTGGAAAGGACCAGTCAGAACGACACCTACCTGAACAACCAGAGTCTTACGTTTGTAAATGACAGTGCCAGTCTCGCTGGCCAGCCTTTGTTTTCCACAGAGAAGCAGTTCACCTCCCCATCCCGGTTCAGACCAAGCATGAACTCTCCATTGAGATCCACCTTGGAGAAACCTAACTTTAGTCTTTTAGTAGATTCCCAACACTCCTTCTCCTTTTCAGGTGATGAGACAAATCCTTCCTCAGATTCACCGACGGAGGACTTCCTCGACCAAGTAACCTCTCCCAAAAAGACAGATGCGCAAAGCATCAGTCAGACATTTCAGATTGCTACATTTGACCAGAACTTTCGATCTCAATTCCCAAGCTCACGATCTGGAATTTCCTCACAGTTTAGCCTTGCCAGTGGACAAGTTAGCTTGAGAGGTCATGGAGGAACAGATTTTCCAGAGTTCTCTCTTGTTAATGAAACAAGAACTCAACTAACTTCATCTCCGGATGCTACAAGCAGCCAAACCTTTGGCTAA
- the snx4 gene encoding sorting nexin-4 isoform X3: MADSGSEDIAVIGNTDLTPSESENNLKNTMVEKGTSLLKRMEISVAEAEKRTGKNAVNMQETYTVYLIETRPVDAASEGTNPVPDSLWRRYSEFELLRNYLLVTYPFVVVPPLPEKRAEFVWHKLSADNMDPDFVERRRVGLENFLLRVASHPVLSSDKIFYSFLTEENGWKETVFETGFQAKADSRLKALNATFRVKNPDKRFAEMKHYGDELQSVISQLLRVRARAADRLYGVYKVHGNYGRVFSEWSAIEKEMGDGLQSAGHHMDAYAASVDDILEEEEHYADQLKEYLFYADALRAVCRKHELTQYELEMAAQDLTSKKQQREELATGTVRTFSLKGMTSKLFGQETPEQREAKLKMLETQIEEGEELVKERNEECDEFVKSAWVDIERFKEQKDHDLREALISYAIMQISMCKKGIQVWNNAKECFSKM; encoded by the exons ATGGCGGATTCAGGAAGCGAGGATATAGCGGTGATTGGAAACACAGATCTGACTCCTTCGGAGTCGGAAAACAACTTAAAGAACACG ATGGTTGAAAAAGGgacaagtcttctgaagaggaTGGAGATCAGTGTGGCTGAAGCAGAGAAGAGGACCGGCAAGAATGCCGTCAACATGCAAGAGACTTATACGGTGTATCTTATAGAGACAAG gCCTGTGGATGCTGCATCAGAAGGAACCAATCCTGTCCCAGATTCTCTCTGGAGGCGTTACAGCGAGTTTGAGCTCCTACGAAACTACTTGTTAGTGACCTATCCATTTGTGGTGGTTCCGCCTTTGCCTGAAAAACGG GCTGAATTTGTTTGGCACAAGCTGTCAGCAGACAACATGGACCCTGACTTTGTGGAAAGGCGTAGGGTTGGACTAGAGAACTTCCTGCTTCGAGTGGCCTCGCACCCAGTCTTGTCCAGTGACAAGATCTTCTATTCATTTCTCACTGAG GAAAATGGTTGGAAGGAAACCGTGTTTGAGACAGGATTTCAGGCGAAG GCCGATTCGAGATTAAAGGCTTTGAATGCCACATTCAGAGTGAAGAACCCAGACAA GAGATTTGCAGAAATGAAACACTATGGTGATGAGCTGCAGTCTGTTATTTCGCAGCTGCTGAGAGTTCGGGCG agaGCAGCCGATCGCCTGTATGGAGTCTACAAAGTGCATGGAAATTATGGAAGAGTTTTTAG CGAGTGGAGTGCCATTGAGAAAGAGATGGGAGATGGGCTGCAGAGCGCCGGCCATCACATGGACGC GTACGCTGCTTCTGTAGATGATATTCTAGAGGAAGAGGAGCATTACGCTGACCAGCTGAAGGAGTACCTTTTCTACGCAGATGCATTAAG gGCAGTGTGTAGGAAGCATGAACTGACACAGTATGAACTGGAGATGGCCGCCCAGGATCTGACCTCAAAGAAACAGCAGCGGGAGGAACTCGCCACTGGG ACGGTACGGACCTTCTCTCTGAAGGGGATGACCAGTAAACTGTTTGGACAAGAGACCCCAGAGCAGAGAGAGGCCAAGCTGAAAATGCTGGAGACACAGATTGAAGAAGGAGAGGAACTGGTCaaagaaagaaatgaagaaTGCGA CGAGTTTGTGAAAAGTGCATGGGTGGACATTGAAAGGTTCAAAGAGCAGAAAGACCATGATCTCAGAGAGGCTCTCATCAGCTATGCCATCATGCAGATCAGCATGTGCAAGAAA GGAATTCAAGTGTGGAACAACGCTAAAGAGTGCTTCAGTAAGATGTGA